GAAGGGTTGTctgctgaaaattttataagtgaCGACGATGACAAGGAGCTTGTACAATCAAGAATACAACGAAGGGATTTTTTGACAGCTAAGTTTGCAGCTTTATAGGTAGCTGATGAAGTTCTAAATAGACCCGAAAGGCCCTATAAATGCTGGTGCTGCTAGCGAGGAGACTGACTATGAAGAAATCGTCGAGAATGCTACTTCCtaggatgagcttgaagaagatgaaggacctgtgcatagaaggaaaaggaaaagtaagtttcattcttatgatccatccgttgcctctcctactttgtcagtaggtatgaaatttcatgatacGAAACAATTTAGAGAAATTATACTGAAGAACGTCATTGCTGTATAGaggaacattgacttcattagaaacactaagacctttgtaagagttaggtgttcgcagcaaaattgtccatggaagatctatGGCGCATTTGTTAGAAGAAGTAGATCTTTCCaaattagagcctaccaagaggaacatacttattccattaattttgagaataaaaggataacaagtgcatggttgtcgAAGCACTTCTTTGAATTAATTAAGCTGATGCCTCATATGAATAATACTCAATTcaggatgctggtgaaggagcagctAGGCATCAATATATCCAAGAATCAACGTAAAAGATCGAAGCAAAATgtgatgaagatactcattggtCAGTACAATGATAAATATGGACAGTTGTGGGACTATACTTGGGAGTGTAGGTTGCAAAATCCTGGAAGTAGAGTGTATGTGGAGGTCATGGAGAGACCACTTCCTGATATTGGGATGAAGTTCGATAAATTCTATGTTTGTTTCGATGCATGCAAGCGAGGATTTTTATCTgattgtagacggattataggatttgACGAgtgttttttgaagggcttgtgcaagggagaattgctgGCCGCAATTGGAAGAGGTGCAAACAACCAAATGTTTCCCCTAGCTTGGGCTGTTGTGaaggtagagaacaaggacaattgatCATGGTTCCtcaaaaatttgatgattgatttggagataacaaatggggcaGGGTGGGtgttcatgagcgaccaacaaagggtaatgtttgctttttaaaaaatttggtcacttgtttgctttttgatatcaacatgtcatttgcttacatttttttatattttgaattattgcaaGGATCGGTTCCAGTAATAGCTGAGTTGTTGCTttatgctgaacatcgaatgtgtggGCGGCACATATacgcaaattgggcaaagacctataAAGGGGACAAGCTGTAGTCACAATTCTGATAGCTAGCAAAGAGCACGGATATGGCTGACTTTAGGATGGCCAAAGAAGagatgcttcaattgacaaaggatGGTTATGATGCACTATCCCAAACGGACCTGAAGCATTGGTGTAGGGCGTTCTTCAGCGATgaattcaagtgcgataacattGATAACAACATCTACGAATCATTCAATGAGAGAATAATAGATGCTAGATGCAAACCAATTATCtcgatgcttgaagacataCGGGTTTTGGTCATGACTCGGCTGCACATACAAAGAGATGAGATTGCAAAGTGGATTAAGCAAtgtggtcctaggattgctaagaaattggatgacaacttggctacaagtaggtattgtcatcccatttggaatgtgAATGAAGGATATAAGATAATGAAGGGTTCCAATAAGTATGTTATCCATTTAGGTAcgaggaagtgttcatgtagagcatggcaactAAGTAGAATTCattgtgcacatgccatatatGCAATTCAATTGAAGGGCCACAACACAGAAGACTACCTTGATGATTGGTATAAGAAACCGAAATATCTTGCTTTGTATCAATTCATGTTGCAGCCAATTAGAAGGAGCAAATTCTGGGAGCCAACAGAGCGtaaagcacctcaacctttgccattaaagaagagaatgggaagaccaAAGCGAAAACGAAAAATGACGGAGGGAGAGGACTCATGTTACCGTAGGATGAATAGGACAAGTGTACTGATAAAGTGCTCTTTTTGCCACATAGCATGGCACAATATTAAGGGTTGTCAATTAAAGAAGCAGCAGGAACAATTAAGGCCAGctgaagggcctagtgaagggaTAGTTGGAGAAGGAGAAACAGAAAGGCGAAGTGAGTCAATTGTTCTTCAGTCAACGACAATAAACCCAGTaagtcatgacaattgtgtttatgttgctttaCGGTTTGTTACGaatatgtacatagatataagtgacatgtatgtaatgtttttgtctttgttaGGTCACCGTGACATGTGAAGAATTGGCTGAAGCCCCTGCTATACCTGAAACTAAAGGGCCTGTTCAAAGAAGGCAAGGTAAGAGAAAGCCAGCTGCAGGATTGGCTGAAACAACTGGAGGGCCAGTTAAGTCGACTGTTATTCAGCagcaacagagaaaaaaaatacatggtAAGTTCAATGATTTgagtttacttttcatttacgTTATAATATGGCttgatgttatatttatgatgtcctttgcctttttctcaGTTTCAAAGAAGGCAAGTTAGAGCTCAGCTACCAATAGAGGGCTCAATTGAAGAGTcaccacaagatccatcaccaagGTGATCACAAAGGCCACTAGAAGGGTCATCACAAGGGCCACCACCAAAGCCAAACGAATGTGTCACTGAAGCTGAAGACCTAATTAGAAAAACAACgagaagaaagccaaatcaaGAGCCACCTACAAGAAGGCCATCTACAAGACGCCTAACTGAAGAATTGGCCGAAGAAGCCCCTATTGTAGTTGAACAGACACAAGAGCCTAAGAAATCACACGTGAGAAGAAGAGGCAACCAATCACAAGTACTTGAAAGTGATGCTCCCCTTTgaacaagaggggctcttgggAAAAGGCTaaaacaatatggttatggcCTTTATACAGATGAGCATTTTGGAACAgttattcttaatgtaagttttataggttgcatttaatttaatttatagtgcaaacttttgttgataattgagttttctttttgaagcctGGGAGAAGtttagaggttttttttttatctctcaaggcccaactcaagaatcaatggCTGtgccaacaaagaagaagacattacttgcgccaacaagaaagaagagtaagaagaaccCAGTTGCAAGTCCATCTGAATTAGTTCAGCCTACAATAGTTGCAGCTCATTCTGAATCAGTTCAGCCTAGGACAATTGCAGCTCTATCAGAATCAATGCATTCCAAGACAGTTGAAAAAGAAGTCTCACGTCTAGTTAGAAAAAGTgcaaggattatgaatcaagtgcgAGGTCCATCAAAACGAGCATGAACATGAGGCATTTTGTatgttgattgatgaaattgaaTGTGATATGATTTGTGGGGCTGATGAGTCAATTGTAAAGATCTGTgaatgtttgttttttttttttttttttttttaataatagttTGTCATTGAGTTAGTTGAGTTTGTGAGGCTTCATTTGTCATTGAGTTTGTGAGACTTCATTTCAATATCAACGAAATGGTTGTTGCTTGTCATTTTTGGcatgcctttttcatttttttgattttgtttttacttttacttactGCTACTTCCGGTGGTGGATATGTGGTGGTAACTGGAGTGCTTGTGTGGCTGGTGATGGCGGTTGGTGAAGCCTGGTGGTGGCGGCTGGTGAAGCCTGTTGGTGGTGGGTTGGGTTGGAGGTTTTTGCTGCTCCTGGTGCAAAATGTAAGTGTGCAATATGCACATCTTGCACCAGGTAGTACTGGTGCAAGTTGGTATAAGACACTTTACACTAGCAACTTATGCAGCAACATACCACCAGCATAGTGGTGGTTGGTAGTGGTTCAAGTGGATGCCTGGGGTGCttggtgtggctggtggtgatggCTGGAGGTCGATGGTGGCTAGTGgtgggcggtggtggtggctagTAGTAACCGATGGCTGGTgaaatgtacaaaaaaaaagaaaaaatagcaCTTAACTAATCACATTCTAAGAAACCTAGaacttaagtgttcacttttaacaacaagtagcacttaagtgatcattttaatAATAACTCGACATTTAAatgcctctttctttttttatcacgactagcacttaagtaatcattAGATACAACTTATAGCACTCAAGTAATCACTTGTGTCTGTTCTATGTATATGGTGGTTTGCagtaaaatagagaaaatgcTGGTTTATATATTTGCTGCTGGTTTACATTCAATTTAAGTAAAatagtcaccacaacacatcaacccaatatacattccatcatcaccaatttatatttgagaataagcaaaagCATAGTACAAACATTATTTGttgaaatcattcattcattcattccaTTTCCTTGACCTCCCCACAAGTACAAGAAGTAACACATAATacatatgacaaaaaaaaaaaaatgccacaacGATCTTGTAGACAATACAaaacttcttttcattttccaaaaaaataagttacATTTCATTCAACACAACTATGGCAATCggagaaacttcttctcataTTCTAGTACTTTACATTTTATCATAAAGTAggataaacaaaaaaacagcAACACAATAAGcgcttggtaacacttccgttcaattttcatctttgaaacttcattcttcaaaTGGTTAACAGAAGATGCTTACATTTGAGCTTGCATttagtcaacatcgtccaagtcatCCACAAgcgtagatggaggttgatgacatccatcaagtaggtccaatatcacctctgtggcTCGGTGAGAGAATTTTGCATCGActcatttgaagtatttgcattttgagcCTTCTCTGTATCGGGCACAtccatggaatcttctcccaGGATTCGTTTGAGTCCGCagtgttcttcttggacttggtaaccCATAAAAACAGAAACGTTtaccttctccttcgcttcagCGAGAGAAATTTGAGCCGCTGCTGAAAGTCTTGCTCTTCATTTCCAATATTTGGTGgtagaatttggggcaaatcgaaTTAGGGTGCGGGATTAGGGCTCCAGCGCTTCAATGGCATTTTGcctgatttagggttttaggttTAGGGCAAATGGGGAGACGACGACGTTTTTGCTGATTTAATGGCTCTATTTTAGGCCAacacccaaaacgacgtcatttggGGAGAATTCAAGCTGACTTAGCTCTCTAGTCAAACACATtggcgagaaatattaatattttaataccgCGTATGATTTCTGGCCAGCTTCGCCGAAGATAGCactcaggtgtcccacttttcttaaaatgtgacacttaagtgtacatttcataagttatggcacttaagtgtccctttgtgccaagttatggttGATAATGAAGCTTGAGACGATAGACTTTCAAGGGGAGGATCGATTTGCTATTGGGGACTAACTTGAAGACTTAACGATATCATGAAGAATTAATAAGAgttcaatttgggatttttgtttgttcaaGGATTTTAAAGCATTTTTACCCAGccagattttttggacaaaattgcctaCACCCTACTCGCTGGAATAAGTCATTCGATGAAGATTTGGCCGGAAAACAaattcaaacccttatttgataCTAACCTAACCACTTTAGACCATTATTTGAGACATCGTTTATTTTGGGccattttttggaataattgctccacttcagatttttatttgaaatttttccaaatttagaAGGTAACATAAGTGCCACAAATTCAATACTTACCACCTAAAGAAATTTACCTCATGGCTAGGTGAGATTGAGCATCACCATTGGCTGGCCAAACTCGATCTCGCCAACCCTTTGGCTAGTCATTGCTGGTGACtaattggaggaagaaggaaggagaaggaaataaaaggaaaaagaattatataaaaaagtcaaaagaaaattattatttgtCTATAAATCTTGAGGTCATTGTCATCGATTGGAGGTATGGTGTCACTACCGCAAACGATGTTCCCTACATAATTTGTCTTTGCAAATAGTGCCGTGAGAGAGTACCCTATACTTCTTTTGCTATTCTTACATCCTATACATGCTGTGATTACTCATCCTTAATTATTACCACTAACTTGACTTTACATGTCTACCAACACGGAGCAAAATTCCATTTTTGGCAAAAGGAAATTTAGAAATCAGAATCCCACCGTCAGGTAAGCACTGTacaaatcatccaaaatcaaTAACAATATTGCTATTATAAAATGGTAAAACTCTAGTGATGTACTAATATTTTTTACTGTAGAGATAATCTAATATCTTCCTTTAAACACGTGGTTCGTTCTTCATTGGACAACCAAGATCATACTATTGGCTATAGAACACAAGTAATTGGTCCAAGGGAAAACATCATGCAATCATCGATCACATTTAACTCTGTAGGAGATGTCATCTCCCCAGAGTTAATGGTAAATACTGTTTGTACTGCTGTGAGAAGGAGTAACACGGTGGCTGCTAGAATGGACAAGAAAGCCCAAGGACTATGGAAATATTCCCTCCTCACTTTCACCATCCAAACGTTCCACCTCTCCTTACAATACTCATTCACTCTATAGGAGATGTCATCGTAGTAATAGAAATTAGATAGGGTGACGTGTTGAACCTCTGCGCAACTACCTCATCATCGCCCAAGAGGTTCTTAATAATCCCACTTTGGCGGAGCAGCTTGATGTCCTTTGAAGAGTTTTTGAAGAGTTGCTGAGGCAATCCATGAATGACATATACTCCGTTACATAGTTGATTTCTCCGCCTTGAAGATGCTGCTCGTACGCGATTAGGTTTCGAATTAGTGACTCGGTGGTGTCCTCTACAATCACGATCAGTATCTCGAGTATCTCGTCCTCGAATTTGAGATCCATCAGGTCGCACGCTTGCCTCACCCTTAACTTGACTCCAGACTCCCTCAGCTCTGTCGCCGTGGACACAAACATGTTCAGCTTGGTTCTGTGGTTTTGCCGACGTCCATTATGCAAGCTGGCAGTCCAACACGTGTGCATTAGATGCAGAAGATGTTTACTCTCGCCAAGAATCTGATTTCGGCTCGAGTCTCCTAGTTCGGATTTGAAATACGTGGTGGCGATATCGATGAGACCCTTAGTCAGCTCATATAACTCGTTCAAGACGAAAAACAGGAGCTGGTTCTCTAGCAGCAGTAATTCGCGCTGGAGGCAGAATTGAATCCAATCTGACTCCATAAGCGGATCGTCTTTGTCTCCTGGTTCCTCCATATTGTACTTACGGAAGAACTCGAAGACGAAACAACCATCAATGAGCATCGTCACTAGGAACTTTTCTTGGGAGAGGTGGTCGATGGTTTCCGCGTAGCAATTACGGGCCAGCTGTTCCAGTTCCCTTAGAGTCGCCATATGCCTGTCGACACTCTCCTCATAAGCAACTGTTTCATGTACCATATTTTCTGCTCCTCCATGGATTTGTATTTGTCGTTTTCATAGTGATAAGGGCTGATGTTGAgaatctctggttcataggaTCTCTCATTTACTCTGCTTAGTTGATGACGAGCCTCATGCTCTTGAGGGGCCGGAAGCTCACCACAAAGCATATTGTCGATGTAGACTAAGACATGATCTTGTGTCCCGGATCGATCATCGTCTTGAGCACACTGTATAGGTTGTAACATGATTAATGCAGTAATACGGATGTGGTAAACTAATTTTTCACTTCCAAAATGTGTCCTCTTAGGAACTATTCCAATTTTCACTTTCGGTcatcatattattttttgtggCACATATGATCCACAAACTAATTCCTAACAACTAGCAGAAAGAAAACTAATCTCCGAATAAATTTGGGACAAATTTCGTATTTTTGTGTGAATATCAATGGACAATGCAAACTAAGCATCGTGGTTGAACACGTGGTGTGGACAATCAACATAAATAAATGGATAGTTGAGAAAAGATTACGAACCCTACACTATCACTCCTTATATCATTTTGCTCCAAGAATAAATTAATGGCTGTGAggactttttacttttttcagaGATCGCCACccccccctttttctctcttcctttctttccttctcctgCTCCCCAGAAGAGTTTTGAGAATTTGAGTTCCAAATTTCATCTATCCAGCCACCAAGCAAGGACGATCTTTTAGACACTAatgtgaatttcaaatttatatcgTGTGCTCTTACCGTGAGCTACTTGCCGTCAATGTTGAAGACGTAAGAACCACATTGATTAGTTTTAAACTACATAAGAAGAATTGTTGGAACGAAATTGAATCAAGATAAAATACAGAGATATCATTAAACCCGTGGGAACTGAGAATATGAGGTTGGAGAAGGCCAGACAAGCTTCTAGCTAAATAACatataaatgatatatatatattctaccTAAGAATATAAGGAATTTTTGTACCTAGTGAGGCAGGGCCGCCACTGGCCCGGTAGCCCCTTAGGTCCTGTGCTGATTAAACGGCACACATAAGTCTAGAAATTATGTGTGATTACGTCTCTCTAAAAGGATGAAAGTAATGGGTAACTAAATCAAGAGAAGACAAAATTGATGCGTAAGTGACTTTGTCAGATTAAGAAGCGCGAGTTAACGTAATTTTAATGCCCCGAATAAGATCTAACGTGTAtgatttaatttagtgattcCAGAATCATGTTAATTAGTGGAccataattcaaaattaaaaagaaatggtctCATCCTtcaactccattttttttccaagaaaatcacctaaaaagtcataaacctattgcaattatactaatttagtcttaaacttttttttttgtcatttcagtcctaaactttttacaaaTGTGCAAATTTAGTACATCCAACCAAATGTGACCAGTCAACACCGACggacaattttatttttttaattttttttaaatttttaagtattttttaatcttttcttcttttttctttccttttttttttccttcctccccctccttcctcctccttccagCAACCAGCTAGAGGGGAGGGCCGGTTGTCGAGACTCAAGTGATTGACCAATGACAGGCTCAGCGAGggcgagctcacctagccattggtgaggctcgacttcattggatttggcaagggtgAACCTCGCCAGTGGATCAGTGAGCTTGACCTCACCGTCTCTAAGCGAGCTACAAAGAGAGAGACAAGGATGGGGAGTCTGAAGAAGAACTAGAACAAGGGCTTTTTTGCCGCCATGAGCTTAGGGCTATCCATGTTTAGCAATGCTATCCATGGATCCATCAACGGGTACTCCTCGAtccttctttgtcttctttgtgTCTTGCCTAGCAACAATGAGGCCAGCTTGCCATTGGCTGGCTACCTGAGTCCAGTAATCAACCCTCCCCTCTAGCTAGTCaccggaaggaggaaggaggggggaggaaggggaaaaaaaatataaaaagaaaagataaacattatttaaaaaattcaaaaaaaaatattaaaaaattgtttgttgGTGTCTGCTAGCATCCATGTCAATGTTGGCTGATTAGATTTAGccaaataaattgaattgacacaattacaaaaaaaaaaattagaactaaaattgcaaaagaaaataagtttagaactaaattagcacaattgtaataggtttacaACCTTTTAGgtaattttacctttttttttctctcaatataaataatcaCAACAGTCAAGGATCAAAAAAGGGAAGGGAAATTTGTAAAGACTTACTTGATTATGTTGGTGATTGCTCATTCTTCTGGCCAAGCTAGACCAGCTCCTATCACGTAGTATCAGTTCTTCTCTTCTTGTGGGATTGCTTTTGAGTGAAGTAGAGATAAAACGAGACTCCCCATGGACCATCCATTTATACAAAAGTCAAATGCGTTTTATTTTGGCCCATTGACCTTGGTCGTCGATAAATTGGATGAAGATGCGAAAGTCTCAGAAAGACTGAGAAAGAAGCACCAAAAATTGGCCTCAGGAGAGAGACGCATGAAGTCATCCACAAGTTGCATTGTACTT
This region of Eucalyptus grandis isolate ANBG69807.140 chromosome 8, ASM1654582v1, whole genome shotgun sequence genomic DNA includes:
- the LOC104417132 gene encoding UPF0481 protein At3g47200-like — translated: MVHETVAYEESVDRHMATLRELEQLARNCYAETIDHLSQEKFLVTMLIDGCFVFEFFRKYNMEEPGDKDDPLMESDWIQFCLQRELLLLENQLLFFVLNELYELTKGLIDIATTYFKSELGDSSRNQILGESKHLLHLMHTCWTASLHNGRRQNHRTKLNMFVSTATELRESGVKLRVRQACDLMDLKFEDEILEILIVIVEDTTESLIRNLIAYEQHLQGGEINYVTEYMSFMDCLSNSSKTLQRTSSCSAKVGLLRTSWAMMR